The Sphaerospermopsis torques-reginae ITEP-024 genome has a window encoding:
- the folB gene encoding dihydroneopterin aldolase: MDCIHLTGISCYGYIGYLPEEKVLGQWFEVDLKLWLDLSQAAESDAIEDTVDYRNVINLVQNLVKTSKFDLLERLAGAIADAILQQNDMVSQIQVMVIKPAAPIPDFKGKISIEITRYK, from the coding sequence ATGGACTGTATTCATTTAACAGGAATTAGCTGCTATGGCTATATTGGGTATTTACCAGAAGAGAAGGTTTTAGGACAATGGTTTGAGGTAGATTTGAAATTATGGCTGGATCTTTCTCAAGCTGCTGAGAGTGACGCTATTGAAGATACTGTAGACTATCGCAATGTTATTAATTTAGTGCAGAATTTAGTGAAAACATCTAAATTTGATTTGTTGGAAAGATTAGCAGGTGCGATCGCAGATGCTATTCTTCAGCAGAATGATATGGTTTCTCAAATACAAGTTATGGTTATCAAACCTGCTGCACCCATCCCCGACTTCAAAGGCAAAATTAGCATTGAAATTACCAGATATAAGTAG